One Desulfobulbus oligotrophicus DNA segment encodes these proteins:
- a CDS encoding NAD(P)-dependent oxidoreductase, with product MNIREQLAIPRQKPRELDPEERLNNFDEVSKGFDEATAILEAQRCLQCRKPLCVLGCPIGNDIPRFIDLLRQRKFEEAYWTIRETSSMPSICGRVCPHEFQCEGACIRAKKDEPVAIGLLERFLADWMIINGKNLTPRCAPGNGIKVAVIGSGPAGITVAYSLSQKGYSCTVYESLPVFGGMLSVGIPNYRLPRNIIGAELYALQQCGVNVKTGITVGRDITLSELREQGYASIFLGIGAYESRRLGLEGELDTQGVMSGIDYLGQILTGREIALGDKVVVIGGGNVAIDVARVALRSGWKEVTIVYRRSREEMPASLVEIKHVEEEGVTLLFHAAPTRIISRNNQLTAVEFIRMQPGDPDQTGRHQPVPAPGTEFILDAEVLIAAVGQKVIPVHDGTVPVKTNLRGTYVVDPVTLQTNVEWIFAGGDTVLGPQTVAKAVCQGLDAAESMHRYMQGRF from the coding sequence ATGAATATCAGAGAACAGCTGGCCATCCCCCGGCAAAAACCACGGGAACTCGATCCGGAAGAACGTTTAAATAACTTTGACGAGGTATCAAAAGGATTTGACGAGGCAACCGCCATTCTGGAGGCGCAACGATGTTTGCAGTGCCGTAAACCACTCTGCGTGCTTGGCTGTCCGATAGGAAACGATATTCCGCGATTCATCGATCTGCTCCGTCAACGAAAATTTGAAGAAGCCTATTGGACCATCCGGGAAACCAGCTCCATGCCGTCAATCTGTGGACGGGTCTGCCCCCACGAATTTCAATGTGAAGGAGCCTGCATCCGCGCCAAAAAAGACGAGCCGGTTGCCATCGGTCTGCTCGAACGCTTCCTGGCCGACTGGATGATCATCAATGGCAAGAATCTTACACCGCGCTGCGCTCCAGGCAATGGCATCAAAGTGGCAGTCATCGGCTCTGGTCCAGCCGGCATCACCGTTGCCTATTCACTCTCGCAAAAAGGCTACAGTTGCACTGTTTACGAATCTCTGCCGGTCTTTGGCGGCATGCTCAGCGTGGGCATTCCTAACTATCGTTTGCCACGCAATATTATTGGCGCAGAACTCTATGCCCTCCAGCAGTGTGGTGTGAACGTTAAGACCGGCATCACGGTTGGCCGTGATATCACCCTCTCTGAACTGCGCGAGCAGGGGTATGCATCAATCTTTCTGGGCATTGGAGCTTATGAAAGTCGTCGCCTCGGGCTGGAAGGCGAACTCGATACGCAGGGGGTCATGTCCGGGATTGACTATCTCGGCCAGATACTCACCGGCCGGGAAATTGCCCTGGGTGACAAGGTTGTGGTGATCGGGGGCGGTAATGTTGCCATTGATGTGGCACGGGTTGCTTTGCGATCAGGCTGGAAGGAGGTGACCATTGTCTACCGTCGCAGCCGTGAGGAGATGCCGGCTTCACTTGTTGAAATCAAACATGTTGAGGAAGAAGGCGTTACCCTGCTTTTCCACGCAGCGCCAACACGCATCATCAGCAGGAACAATCAACTGACAGCTGTTGAGTTCATCCGCATGCAACCGGGCGATCCTGACCAGACAGGCAGGCATCAACCGGTGCCGGCTCCAGGGACGGAATTTATCCTGGATGCAGAGGTTTTAATTGCTGCAGTCGGCCAAAAAGTTATCCCCGTGCACGATGGGACAGTGCCTGTGAAAACGAATCTTCGAGGAACGTATGTGGTCGACCCGGTGACCCTGCAGACCAATGTTGAATGGATCTTTGCCGGTGGTGACACCGTACTTGGCCCGCAGACAGTTGCCAAAGCGGTGTGTCAAGGACTGGATGCTGCAGAATCCATGCACAGGTACATGCAGGGAAGATTCTAA
- a CDS encoding CoA transferase subunit A, with the protein METGINSRIVETTQVSKDVLDKQAARKKNFEYWGSTPKQARAAAVAKKKGLIDKRTTIKEAVDKYVKDGINLGVGGFVNTRVPTAITWNIVKKGVKDLTLSFQSNSICIEWIAGAMIAFPDMVSLKRVELSWWGYEIIGIAPILRYLASNGMIELDDYTNYGMSVRFKAGSMGIPFIPTRDHGGSDMELVNRGAMMKCPFSGDNTYLVPACNPDVGIVHATASDMYGNGRIFGALCTCPEIAQAASHTIMSTEVVIPNESIRQYPNLTEIPYPVVDAVCEQQFGSWPGAVYGMYWFDMEHFHYFRGLGDEFRKTGNADKLKKYYEDYFFACDTWDDFLAKIVPHKKLVQLRKMDGQQPIILT; encoded by the coding sequence ATGGAGACAGGCATCAATTCAAGAATTGTCGAGACTACTCAGGTTTCGAAAGACGTGCTGGACAAACAGGCAGCGCGGAAAAAGAATTTCGAATACTGGGGTTCGACACCGAAACAGGCGCGTGCTGCTGCTGTGGCCAAGAAAAAAGGCCTCATCGATAAGCGCACAACCATCAAGGAGGCTGTAGACAAATACGTTAAAGATGGAATCAACTTAGGTGTTGGTGGATTCGTCAACACCCGCGTTCCAACTGCCATTACCTGGAATATTGTTAAAAAAGGCGTCAAGGATCTCACCCTGTCCTTCCAATCCAACTCAATATGCATTGAATGGATTGCCGGCGCTATGATTGCCTTCCCGGACATGGTCTCTCTTAAACGAGTTGAACTCTCCTGGTGGGGATACGAGATTATCGGTATTGCTCCAATTTTACGTTATCTGGCCTCCAACGGCATGATCGAGCTGGATGACTACACAAACTATGGAATGTCCGTTCGTTTTAAAGCGGGCTCCATGGGGATCCCCTTTATTCCTACCCGTGATCACGGCGGTTCCGACATGGAGCTTGTTAACCGTGGTGCCATGATGAAGTGCCCCTTCAGTGGCGACAACACCTATCTCGTTCCTGCCTGTAACCCGGATGTGGGGATCGTTCATGCCACAGCCAGTGATATGTATGGCAATGGGCGGATCTTTGGTGCGCTGTGTACTTGTCCGGAAATTGCCCAGGCAGCCAGCCACACCATCATGAGTACAGAAGTTGTCATTCCCAACGAGTCCATTCGTCAGTATCCGAACCTCACGGAAATTCCGTACCCGGTCGTCGATGCAGTCTGTGAGCAGCAATTCGGCAGCTGGCCGGGCGCTGTTTATGGTATGTACTGGTTTGATATGGAGCACTTCCATTATTTCCGTGGCCTGGGTGACGAATTCCGGAAAACCGGTAATGCCGACAAACTGAAAAAATACTATGAAGACTACTTCTTCGCCTGCGATACCTGGGATGATTTTCTCGCCAAGATAGTACCGCATAAGAAGCTGGTCCAGCTGCGGAAGATGGATGGTCAGCAGCCGATAATCCTTACCTGA
- a CDS encoding 4Fe-4S dicluster domain-containing protein: MYEAKVNDLAEEFGVHRNTIRNWINTGVLPAQPGPGRRYLIQWVDYKRLCDKYGRQPRIVPDADPTIQTDPYPAIPRSSTSTHPPVRLEGKAGNSLYSSPALADLCVTCGSCAGACPISGIDDLDPRKIVRMAFLGLEAELIESDWPWKCSLCGKCEVVCPMNIEIVQLMRRIRAQRDRDKVPAAVQKGVITCLEKGNNLGIPKEDFLILLKGLGKELAQTSCPGFVTPIDVRGARLLVTINSRIPFVEPDTLSWWWKILHAAGESWTISSEYWEGANWGIHASDYKAMRTIVKRIIDNVERLNCKALLLPECGHAYYATRYALERWFPEALQQFKMYTLFDLLLEYLNEQRIQLNPKLHTKQTTFHDSCNYGRHSKKTFGQDYFAEARILTQACCKRYVEMTPNREDNYCCGAGGGAWADPFRAERVYHGRLKARQISESGAKLVVTACLNCRDQIQSALNREFNLRVEVQYLWELIANSLVLPSPDSENG; the protein is encoded by the coding sequence ATCTACGAAGCCAAAGTTAATGACTTGGCCGAAGAGTTTGGCGTTCATCGCAACACTATCCGCAACTGGATCAATACCGGGGTGCTGCCTGCACAGCCAGGGCCGGGACGCCGCTACCTCATCCAATGGGTTGACTATAAACGGTTGTGTGACAAGTACGGCAGGCAACCACGGATTGTGCCGGATGCTGATCCGACCATACAGACCGATCCGTATCCTGCGATCCCCCGATCCAGTACCTCAACCCACCCTCCGGTACGACTTGAAGGAAAAGCCGGCAACTCCTTGTATTCCTCGCCCGCCCTTGCCGACCTGTGTGTCACCTGTGGCTCCTGTGCCGGAGCCTGTCCGATTTCCGGGATCGATGACCTGGATCCCCGTAAGATTGTGCGTATGGCTTTTCTCGGCCTGGAAGCCGAACTGATTGAAAGCGACTGGCCGTGGAAATGCTCGCTATGCGGTAAGTGTGAAGTCGTCTGTCCCATGAATATTGAGATCGTGCAGCTGATGCGTCGTATCCGGGCCCAACGGGACCGGGACAAGGTGCCGGCCGCAGTGCAGAAGGGGGTGATCACCTGTCTGGAAAAGGGGAACAATCTCGGAATTCCCAAAGAGGACTTTCTGATCTTGTTAAAAGGCCTTGGCAAAGAGCTGGCACAAACCTCCTGTCCTGGTTTTGTGACGCCGATCGACGTGCGTGGAGCGCGTCTTCTGGTCACCATCAACTCCAGAATCCCCTTTGTTGAACCTGACACACTGAGCTGGTGGTGGAAGATCCTGCATGCAGCCGGTGAGTCGTGGACGATCTCCTCGGAGTACTGGGAGGGTGCTAACTGGGGAATCCATGCAAGTGACTACAAGGCCATGCGAACCATTGTCAAGCGCATCATCGACAATGTAGAGCGACTCAACTGTAAGGCCCTGCTGTTACCCGAATGCGGCCATGCCTACTATGCCACCCGCTATGCCCTTGAACGATGGTTTCCTGAAGCACTGCAGCAGTTCAAGATGTATACGCTGTTTGATTTACTCCTTGAATACCTCAACGAACAGCGTATCCAGCTTAATCCGAAGTTACACACGAAACAGACAACATTTCACGATTCATGTAATTATGGCCGCCATTCCAAAAAGACGTTCGGGCAGGATTATTTTGCAGAAGCCCGTATTCTGACCCAGGCCTGCTGCAAACGCTATGTTGAGATGACTCCAAACCGGGAAGACAACTACTGCTGCGGGGCCGGTGGCGGCGCCTGGGCCGATCCGTTCAGGGCGGAACGTGTGTATCACGGTCGACTGAAGGCGCGCCAGATCAGTGAATCCGGTGCAAAACTGGTGGTGACCGCCTGCCTGAATTGCCGGGACCAGATTCAAAGTGCTCTTAACCGTGAATTCAATCTGAGGGTCGAAGTGCAGTACCTGTGGGAGTTGATTGCCAACTCTTTGGTTTTGCCTTCACCCGATTCTGAGAATGGATGA
- a CDS encoding IS5 family transposase: protein MRGPDIQQQKLFSYLSPESRVPQTHPLRPIRIMADKALKELSPVFRELYSRTGRPSIPPEQLLRSLLLQILYSIRSERMLVEQLDYNLLFRWFVGLSMDEAIWDHSVYSKNRERILHSDLAVMFLRSICSQAEAAGLLSDDHFTVDGTLIETWASLKSFRPKDEEPPVSTGGNRNPAVDFHGKKRRNDTHASVTDPESRLFRKGKGKEARLCFMGHVLMENRNGLVVDTRLTQATGTAEREAALSMASDIPGTHRVTIGADKGYDCKEFVDDLRSLTVTPHVAQKVKGSAIDGRTTRHAGYAVSRKKRKRVEEIFGWMKTVAWLRKARYKGEEKIDWLFTLSAAAYNMVRMRNLGVVASG from the coding sequence ATGCGCGGTCCTGACATTCAGCAACAAAAATTGTTCAGCTATCTCTCCCCCGAATCCCGGGTTCCCCAAACGCATCCCCTGCGCCCTATCCGAATCATGGCTGATAAAGCGCTGAAGGAACTCTCTCCCGTGTTTCGGGAACTCTACTCACGAACAGGACGACCATCGATTCCGCCCGAGCAACTGCTTCGCTCCCTGCTGCTGCAAATCCTTTATTCGATCCGGAGCGAGCGGATGTTGGTGGAACAGCTTGATTACAATCTTCTTTTTCGCTGGTTTGTCGGCCTGTCCATGGATGAAGCAATTTGGGATCACTCCGTCTATTCCAAAAACAGGGAGCGCATTCTGCACAGTGATCTTGCGGTGATGTTCTTGCGATCCATCTGTTCCCAAGCCGAGGCAGCCGGACTCTTGTCTGACGACCATTTCACCGTTGACGGCACACTGATCGAAACGTGGGCATCGCTGAAGAGCTTTCGGCCCAAAGATGAGGAGCCTCCGGTCTCTACCGGCGGCAACCGCAATCCGGCAGTGGATTTCCACGGGAAAAAGCGTCGCAATGACACGCACGCATCGGTCACCGATCCAGAATCCCGGCTGTTCAGAAAAGGAAAAGGCAAGGAGGCCAGGCTCTGCTTCATGGGGCATGTGCTGATGGAAAATCGGAACGGTTTGGTCGTCGATACCCGCCTGACCCAGGCAACCGGGACGGCGGAGCGCGAGGCCGCCCTTTCCATGGCTTCGGATATTCCGGGCACACATCGAGTCACCATCGGCGCGGACAAAGGGTATGACTGCAAGGAGTTCGTCGATGACCTGCGCAGCCTGACCGTTACTCCACATGTAGCACAGAAAGTCAAAGGCTCCGCCATCGATGGCCGGACCACCCGTCATGCAGGTTATGCCGTGAGTCGGAAGAAACGCAAACGGGTGGAAGAGATATTTGGCTGGATGAAGACCGTCGCCTGGTTGCGCAAAGCCAGGTACAAGGGTGAGGAAAAGATTGACTGGCTCTTCACGCTCTCAGCGGCAGCCTACAACATGGTCCGAATGCGTAATCTGGGGGTAGTTGCCTCCGGGTAG
- a CDS encoding FAD-dependent oxidoreductase, which yields MSAQVMTGSVVVVGGGISGMQAALDLADSGFFVYLVEKTGAIGGAMPQYNKVFPTNDCSMCIIAPKLVECGRHPNIQIMTLSTVTDVRGKAGDFTVRICEHPRYVDLKKCIACGQCSAHCPQSVDDSFNFFIAKRKAIYIKYLQAVPLKYQIDPDACIRLQGKGRCGICAEICPPGAIHFNDRQREHQLQVGAVVMALGFQTYDPTGAKVWGYGVYPNVITSLQFERYLSPSGPTDGVLTRPSDHMPVRRIAFLQCIGSRDKNRCTNEYCSTVCCMYAIKGAMTVKEGNPELEVAIFYTDMRTPGKEFDRYYERARSEYGVRFIRSRIHGVEPQGDKGDLRLHYINPMGKQVEELFDLVVLSVGLETPDTMVRLAEKIGIHMTPDRFASISAFMPVHTSQKGIFTCGAFNGPRDIPQSVIGGSAAAASVAALLTSVRHSQTSSLPPLQEQDVSGEEPRIGVFVCHCGTNIAGVVAVEKVADFAATLPNVVHVARNLFTCSQDTQDLIIQQIKEKRLNRIVVAACTPRTHESLFRKTIKSAGINEYLIEMANIRNQNAWVHSQEPEAATNKAKGLIRMAVAKVSGHVARKPLRLPVAPAVLIIGGGVAGMTAALNLAEQGFHVHIVEKTTQLGGNALHLFQTWNGENVPQYLKKLKEAVQQHPLIEVAYTSTVSSVSGYVGSFATTVRTGTKRKRVIRHGAIIITTGAKRYIPEEFEYGKIPKVVASIEFDKLHMHNETRVANGKTFVFIQCVGSRNTERPYCSKSCCTHSIQSAIKLKKEVPSRRIYILYRDIRTYGQRERIYIQARELGIVFINYELHGPPRVSKTDSGVLVEVWDHVLHRPLEILADVVILAAAILADPDADNVAKLFKLPLNYDGFYQEAHAKLRPVEFNVDGVFVAGLAHYPKPLEESISQALAAAAKAGRLLARQEISLEPTVALIDPERCDDCGICVDVCPFGAIKFIDLKKSDGTIRPVVTVDQVHCKGCGICQGTCPKRGIGIAGFTHAQIEAQIDAALAEEHEVAEVKT from the coding sequence ATGTCTGCACAGGTCATGACCGGATCAGTGGTGGTGGTGGGGGGCGGGATCTCTGGAATGCAGGCAGCGCTTGATCTGGCTGACTCCGGTTTCTTTGTGTATCTGGTCGAGAAAACCGGGGCCATAGGCGGTGCCATGCCTCAGTACAACAAGGTGTTTCCCACCAATGACTGTTCCATGTGTATTATTGCCCCGAAACTGGTTGAATGTGGTCGTCATCCTAATATTCAGATAATGACCCTTTCAACGGTTACTGATGTTCGCGGCAAGGCAGGTGATTTTACGGTACGCATTTGTGAACATCCCCGTTATGTCGATCTGAAAAAATGTATCGCCTGTGGACAGTGCAGTGCCCACTGTCCACAAAGTGTTGACGATTCGTTCAATTTCTTCATTGCCAAACGCAAAGCAATCTATATCAAGTATCTGCAGGCAGTTCCTCTTAAATACCAGATCGACCCGGACGCCTGCATTCGTCTGCAGGGGAAGGGGAGATGCGGGATATGTGCCGAAATATGTCCACCCGGCGCCATTCATTTCAACGATCGGCAACGAGAACACCAACTGCAAGTCGGTGCCGTGGTCATGGCTCTTGGTTTTCAGACCTATGATCCCACTGGTGCCAAGGTGTGGGGATATGGGGTCTATCCCAATGTTATCACCTCTTTGCAGTTCGAACGGTACCTCTCGCCCAGCGGTCCCACCGACGGTGTGCTCACCCGTCCATCCGACCACATGCCGGTCAGGCGGATCGCCTTTCTGCAGTGTATCGGCAGTCGTGATAAAAATCGTTGCACCAACGAGTACTGTTCCACGGTCTGTTGTATGTATGCCATCAAGGGGGCAATGACCGTTAAAGAGGGAAATCCGGAACTGGAAGTGGCCATCTTCTATACAGACATGCGCACACCGGGCAAAGAGTTTGATCGATATTATGAACGGGCCCGCAGTGAGTATGGCGTTCGTTTTATCCGTTCACGCATTCATGGGGTGGAGCCGCAGGGGGATAAAGGCGATCTGCGGCTGCACTATATCAACCCCATGGGCAAGCAGGTTGAAGAACTGTTCGACCTGGTGGTGCTGTCAGTTGGTCTGGAAACTCCTGATACCATGGTCCGGCTCGCTGAAAAGATCGGCATCCATATGACGCCGGATCGGTTTGCCTCTATTTCCGCCTTTATGCCGGTGCACACGTCACAAAAAGGTATTTTTACCTGTGGTGCTTTCAACGGCCCGCGTGATATCCCGCAGTCGGTTATCGGTGGATCAGCGGCGGCGGCAAGTGTTGCGGCGCTGTTAACGTCAGTTCGTCATAGTCAAACCAGCAGTTTACCACCGTTACAGGAACAGGATGTCAGTGGTGAAGAACCACGGATCGGGGTCTTTGTCTGTCATTGCGGCACAAATATCGCCGGTGTGGTTGCTGTCGAAAAAGTGGCCGATTTCGCGGCAACCCTGCCCAATGTGGTTCATGTTGCCCGGAATCTTTTTACCTGTTCCCAGGACACCCAGGATCTGATTATTCAGCAGATTAAAGAGAAAAGACTGAACCGGATTGTGGTTGCGGCCTGCACACCACGGACTCATGAGTCTTTGTTTCGCAAAACCATCAAGTCGGCGGGTATCAATGAGTATCTGATTGAAATGGCCAACATCCGCAATCAGAATGCATGGGTGCACAGCCAGGAACCGGAAGCCGCCACAAACAAGGCAAAGGGCCTGATCCGCATGGCAGTGGCCAAGGTGAGCGGCCATGTGGCCCGCAAGCCGCTGCGGCTGCCTGTGGCTCCTGCAGTGCTGATCATTGGCGGCGGGGTGGCCGGGATGACGGCGGCGCTCAATCTGGCGGAGCAGGGATTTCATGTTCATATTGTTGAAAAGACGACTCAACTGGGTGGTAATGCTCTGCACCTTTTCCAAACCTGGAACGGTGAAAATGTGCCGCAGTATCTTAAAAAGTTAAAGGAGGCTGTGCAGCAACACCCACTGATAGAGGTGGCCTATACCAGCACTGTCAGCTCGGTGAGTGGTTATGTGGGCAGCTTTGCCACCACTGTACGTACCGGCACCAAGCGAAAACGTGTCATCAGGCACGGTGCCATCATCATCACCACCGGTGCCAAACGATATATCCCTGAAGAGTTTGAATACGGGAAAATACCCAAGGTGGTTGCCTCGATAGAGTTTGACAAGTTGCACATGCATAATGAGACCAGGGTGGCCAACGGGAAGACCTTTGTCTTTATTCAGTGCGTGGGTTCGCGCAATACTGAGCGGCCCTATTGTTCCAAATCCTGCTGTACCCATTCAATCCAGAGTGCCATCAAGCTGAAAAAAGAAGTGCCGTCACGCCGGATCTATATTCTGTACCGTGATATCCGCACGTATGGACAGCGAGAACGAATTTACATCCAGGCCAGGGAACTTGGTATTGTCTTCATCAACTACGAACTGCACGGACCGCCCAGAGTCAGTAAGACAGACAGCGGCGTGCTGGTCGAAGTGTGGGATCATGTCCTGCATCGGCCACTGGAGATTTTGGCCGACGTTGTTATCCTGGCTGCGGCCATCCTTGCTGATCCGGATGCCGATAATGTGGCCAAACTGTTTAAGCTGCCACTGAACTACGACGGGTTTTATCAGGAGGCGCATGCCAAGTTACGGCCTGTTGAATTTAATGTTGATGGTGTTTTTGTCGCAGGTCTTGCCCACTATCCCAAACCGCTGGAAGAGTCCATATCCCAGGCTCTGGCTGCTGCAGCCAAGGCAGGGCGCTTACTGGCACGTCAAGAGATCTCCCTGGAACCCACCGTTGCCCTGATAGATCCGGAACGATGCGACGACTGCGGCATCTGTGTGGATGTCTGTCCTTTCGGAGCCATAAAGTTCATCGATTTAAAAAAGAGTGATGGTACAATACGTCCAGTAGTGACTGTTGACCAGGTCCATTGTAAAGGCTGCGGTATCTGTCAGGGGACCTGTCCTAAACGGGGTATTGGTATTGCCGGTTTCACCCATGCGCAAATTGAGGCGCAGATTGATGCTGCCCTGGCAGAGGAGCATGAGGTGGCAGAGGTGAAGACATGA
- a CDS encoding cob(I)yrinic acid a,c-diamide adenosyltransferase, with the protein MKVYTGGGDKGKTSLFSGERVPKHHLRIEAYGDLDELNSLLGVVASSLPEGEQTLHQDFDTIQAKLFVAGAWLATAHDSPSVSYLTPLPETVVKELEARIDALSETLPVLREFILPGGQPVAALSHMARTVCRRCERRLTELIENINGDTAELLHILVYVNRLSDYLFVLARYLNKQAGTAEKVWKK; encoded by the coding sequence ATGAAGGTATACACAGGCGGTGGCGACAAGGGCAAAACGAGTCTTTTTTCCGGTGAACGGGTACCCAAACACCATCTTCGTATTGAAGCGTACGGCGATCTTGATGAACTCAACTCACTCTTGGGAGTTGTAGCCTCTTCACTTCCGGAAGGGGAGCAGACACTGCATCAGGATTTTGATACCATTCAGGCTAAACTGTTCGTAGCCGGAGCCTGGCTGGCAACAGCCCATGACTCTCCATCTGTTTCTTATTTGACGCCGTTGCCGGAAACTGTTGTCAAAGAGCTGGAAGCTCGCATTGATGCGCTGTCTGAAACCCTTCCAGTCTTAAGAGAGTTCATCCTGCCGGGCGGCCAACCGGTTGCAGCTCTCTCGCATATGGCACGGACAGTATGTCGCCGCTGTGAACGCCGACTGACGGAACTCATCGAAAACATCAATGGAGATACTGCTGAGCTGTTGCATATCCTCGTCTATGTGAATCGACTTTCTGATTATCTCTTTGTGTTGGCCCGTTATCTCAACAAGCAGGCCGGTACAGCGGAAAAGGTTTGGAAAAAGTAG
- a CDS encoding ferredoxin--NADP reductase: MEYSVRVLERTWLNSETFELTCTRPEGFAFAAGQHVRLSCDDLEREYTIVSATHEPFLRFLIKRVPGAGLSARLAEIMMHGLLRLGKPTGYLTFQPTDKTSVFIATGVGVAPFVAMAASGVHGFILLQGARDHSGLFYRPLLEGAALTWVGCLSGEDTARRAGSIFHGRVSTYVSDHLPHGNYTFYLCGSHPMIHDMTHLLDERYPAARVYSEAYS; the protein is encoded by the coding sequence ATGGAATATTCGGTGCGGGTGCTGGAGCGAACGTGGTTGAATTCGGAAACCTTTGAGCTTACCTGCACCCGACCGGAGGGTTTCGCCTTTGCGGCCGGACAACATGTTCGTCTTTCGTGTGATGATCTTGAACGAGAGTATACAATTGTGTCAGCAACGCACGAGCCGTTTCTCCGCTTTCTCATCAAACGTGTGCCTGGCGCCGGCTTAAGTGCACGGCTTGCTGAGATCATGATGCACGGTTTGCTGCGCCTAGGTAAACCAACCGGCTATCTAACCTTCCAGCCCACTGATAAAACCAGTGTTTTCATTGCCACCGGTGTGGGTGTGGCCCCGTTTGTCGCCATGGCGGCAAGCGGGGTGCATGGCTTTATTTTGCTTCAGGGAGCAAGGGATCATTCAGGCCTGTTCTATCGTCCTCTGTTAGAGGGGGCGGCACTGACCTGGGTGGGATGTTTGAGTGGCGAGGATACTGCAAGGCGGGCAGGCAGTATATTTCATGGACGGGTATCGACGTATGTCAGTGACCACCTGCCTCATGGAAACTATACTTTCTATCTCTGTGGATCGCATCCGATGATCCACGATATGACCCATCTTCTCGACGAAAGATATCCTGCCGCCCGAGTCTATAGTGAAGCGTACAGTTAG
- a CDS encoding hydrogenase maturation protease yields MHISHKTNTLSFTPAVVIFGCGNVLLGDDGFGPAVITRLLDFNLPASVSTVDVGTGIREYLLDYLMLPELRPAFLIVIDVDVEGDGPPGEVRVCSPVDLPARKIHDFSLHQFPTVNLLRELQEVTGVPVAVLLARPPVPMDGFGLELSPVIAAAVEPACQQICRLIAPFVAPEAVLS; encoded by the coding sequence ATGCACATCTCGCACAAAACAAACACGCTTTCTTTCACACCTGCTGTGGTTATTTTTGGTTGCGGCAACGTCTTACTCGGAGATGACGGCTTTGGTCCGGCTGTTATCACTCGTTTACTCGATTTTAACCTGCCTGCATCGGTGTCGACGGTGGATGTGGGTACCGGCATTCGGGAATATCTGCTTGATTACCTTATGCTGCCGGAGCTTAGACCGGCTTTTCTGATCGTGATTGATGTTGATGTGGAAGGGGATGGGCCGCCTGGTGAAGTACGGGTCTGTTCTCCGGTTGATCTGCCCGCCCGCAAGATTCACGATTTTTCGCTGCATCAGTTCCCCACCGTCAACCTGTTGCGGGAGCTGCAGGAAGTAACCGGTGTACCTGTTGCTGTGCTGTTGGCCCGACCACCGGTTCCCATGGATGGTTTCGGGCTTGAGCTGTCGCCGGTGATAGCGGCTGCTGTGGAACCGGCCTGTCAGCAGATCTGCAGACTTATAGCTCCCTTTGTTGCCCCGGAGGCGGTTCTGTCATGA
- a CDS encoding CoA-transferase subunit beta — protein sequence MTAPVEVSPFEMIAYTGSRVLEDNTVVFVGTGLPIIAAMHAQLTHAPNLNMIFEAGAFASILEQGMPMSVGDTRAFRKACFAKGLCAAFELTQRGYSDYAFIGGAQIDQFGNVCSTYEGGDYLKPRVRFPGSGGAGAMAANCEKTIAIMALEKRRFVKKVDFITSIGFGDGSPDYREKAGVLGSGPYRVITNQALFGFDKATRKMMLLEYLPGKSPEAIQELVDFELIIAPDVKEMALPTKEDLELLHNQCDTEGLFLKRKVVEK from the coding sequence ATGACGGCTCCAGTAGAAGTATCCCCTTTTGAAATGATCGCCTACACAGGTTCACGGGTATTGGAAGACAACACTGTGGTGTTTGTAGGCACCGGTCTGCCCATCATAGCAGCAATGCACGCGCAGTTAACCCATGCGCCGAATCTTAACATGATCTTTGAAGCAGGTGCTTTTGCTTCTATCCTTGAGCAAGGGATGCCCATGTCGGTCGGTGATACCCGCGCTTTCCGTAAGGCTTGCTTTGCCAAGGGGCTTTGTGCCGCCTTTGAGTTAACCCAGAGAGGATATTCCGACTACGCTTTTATTGGTGGTGCCCAAATCGATCAGTTCGGTAACGTCTGTTCCACCTATGAAGGTGGCGATTACCTGAAACCAAGAGTTCGTTTTCCCGGCTCTGGTGGCGCAGGTGCTATGGCTGCCAACTGTGAGAAGACTATTGCTATTATGGCACTGGAAAAACGACGTTTTGTCAAAAAAGTCGATTTCATCACCAGTATCGGTTTTGGCGACGGCTCTCCGGACTATCGGGAAAAGGCAGGTGTTTTAGGTTCGGGCCCCTATCGCGTCATCACCAACCAGGCTCTGTTCGGCTTTGATAAGGCAACCAGAAAGATGATGTTGCTTGAGTATTTACCGGGCAAGAGTCCTGAAGCTATTCAGGAACTGGTTGACTTTGAATTGATAATTGCTCCTGATGTCAAGGAGATGGCTCTGCCGACAAAGGAAGACCTGGAGTTGTTGCATAACCAGTGCGATACAGAAGGGTTATTCCTGAAAAGAAAGGTTGTTGAAAAGTAA